In a single window of the Trichoderma breve strain T069 chromosome 6, whole genome shotgun sequence genome:
- a CDS encoding nmrA-like family domain-containing protein: protein MAPLVFVVGGTGAQGIPVIRGLVKDGAYSVRFLTRDATSARSKLLLSLGNVEAQEGSFASEADLRKGFRGAQYAFVNIDGFNSGEKTEMFWAIRSYELALEEGIKFFVYGNLDYVYKKSGFDPKFRTGHYDGKGRIAEWILQQNKDPEIAKRMGAAIFTTGPYIQMALGMRTPMSPVVEDGVVTWKVPLGEGAVAHVDLDDCEYYVRWLFDHQYRSNGLDLEVAIELVDYHEMAKAFTKVTGKPAKYVDVDLDTYWTSGPFGSGQTAAGYNADLSDPSTMNVRDNFTGFWNMWKYTRTGNRGVIKRDFALLDEIHPNRIKSVEEWFVREEKKSKEQGLPSVWERATNLKPVLKIAEDGRKGRL from the exons ATGGCACCCCTCGTGTTTGTCGTTGGCGGAACAGGAGCCCAGGGCATTCCCGTCATCCGCGGTCTCGTCAAGGATGGTGCCTATTCGGTGCGATTCCTGACCAGAGACGCAACCTCGGCCAGATCGAAGCTACTCCTCTCTCTGGGAAACgttgaagctcaagaggGTAGCTTTGCGAGCGAGGCCGATCTCCGCAAGGGATTTCGGGGTGCCCAGTACGCCTTTGTGAACATTGACGGGTTCAACAGCGGCGAGAAGACTGAGATGTTCTGGGCTATCCGGTCATACGAACTTGCGTTGGAAGAAGGCATCAAGTTTTTCGTGTATGGCAACCTGGATTACGTGTACAAGAAGAGCGGATTCGATCCCAAGTTCAGAACCGGCCATT ATGATGGAAAGGGCCGCATCGCCGAATGGATCCTCCAGCAAAACAAGGACCCCGAGATTGCTAAGCGGATGGGTGCCGCAATCTTCACCACCGGCCCTTACATCCAAATGGCGCTCGGCATGCGCACGCCAATGTCTCCCGTGGTCGAAGACGGAGTGGTTACCTGGAAGGTGCCTCTTGGAGAAGGCGCCGTGGCTCATGTTGATCTCGACGACTGCGAGTACTACGTTCGCTGGCTGTTTGATCACCAGTATCGCTCCAACGGTCTGGATCTTGAAGTCGCCATTGAGCTTGTGGATTACCACGAAATGGCAAAGGCTTTCACAAAGGTCACCGGCAAGCCTGCAAAGTATGTTGACGTCGACTTGGATACGTACTGGACATCAGGACCCTTTGGCTCTGGGCAGACTGCTGCTGGCTATAACGCCGACCTCTCAGACCCGAGCACAATGAACGTGCGAGACAACTTTACCGGGTTCTGGAACATGTGGAAGTACACGCGCACTGGAAACCGCGGTGTCATCAAGCGTGATTTTGCTCTGCTGGATGAGATTCATCCCAATCGTATCAAGTCTGTTGAAGAGTGGTTTGtgcgagaggagaagaagagcaaggagcaGGGCTTGCCTAGCGTCTGGGAGCGAGCCACCAACCTGAAGCCTGTCTTGAAGATCGCAGAAGATGGACGAAAAGGCCGTCTATAG
- a CDS encoding serine carboxypeptidase s28 domain-containing protein, whose protein sequence is MVLLNCFAKYGAVGVIAAGQAAALVPINLAWHSKNLHDHEERVSVKQLEDKYPNIKAYNLSVPIDHFHNESRYEPHSSDSFPLRYWLDTSNYKPGGPVIVLHSGEFDSDGRLPYLQHGIVPILTKATGGVGLVMEHRYYGTSFPVPDLTNENLRFLTTEQALADTAYFAQHIEFPGLEHLDLTASAAPWIIYGGSYAGAFAAFTRKLYPDVYWGAISSSGVTAAVEDLWQYYEAARQYAPGDCGPTTQKLTHVVDSVLFSDDRTNVRSFKDLFGLGDLDDDDFASTISRGLSGLQSTNWDPEEDVSSLGIYCAVITSNAQLFASTTHLIPTVQNLVAQAGFESQAEVLSVRMLNYIGYVRDFVKRNLKSSSCKGKSVVECFSSKYISTDSSLEAGWLRSWSYQVCTQWGYFVTGSGTPKDQLPMISRAVTLKSASSHCEILFNITSSPDVESINKLGGFNFSYPRLAIIDGLQDPWRSATPHATGLPDRKSTTSEPFMLIDWGVHHWDEFGLSEDTHVPGLPPPQVTEAHKAEIEFVQAWLKEWEEEKGSSSRQPNEEDETMEEL, encoded by the exons ATGGTGTTGCTCAATTGCTTCGCCAAATATGGCGCCGTCGGCGTCATAGCAGCAGGCCAGGCCGCTGCTCTGGTGCCCATCAATCTCGCATGGCACTCCAAAAATCTCCACGATCATGAGGAGCGCGTCTCGgtcaagcagctcgaggacAAATACCCCAACATCAAGGCCTACAACTTGTCGGTCCCGATCGACCATTTCCACAACGAATCGAGATACGAGCCGCATTCGAGTGATTCATTTCCGCTACGATACTGGCTCGACACGTCCAACTACAAGCCTGGAGGTCCCGTCATCGTCCTTCACTCCGGCGAATTTGACAGCGATGGGCGACTGCCGTATCTCCAGCATGGCATTGTGCCTATTCTGACAAAGGCAACGGGAGGCGTCGGTCTTGTTATGGAACATCGATACTACGGCACCAGCTTCCCCGTTCCCGACTTGACGAATGAGAACTTGCGCTTTCTCACAACGGAGCAGGCTCTAGCCGATACTGCCTATTTTGCCCAGCATATTGAGTTCCCCGGTCTAGAACACCTGGATCTgacagcttctgcagctccGTGGATCATATACGGAGGCTCTTATGCCGGcgcctttgctgcctttaCGCGCAAACTCTATCCTGATGTCTATTGGGGCGccatctcatcatctggtGTGACAGCCGCGGTTGAGGATCTATGGCAATATTATGAAGCGGCGCGACAATATGCACCAGGAGACTGCGGACCCACGACGCAAAAGCTCACCCATGTCGTTGATTCCGTTCTCTTCAGTGACGACAGGACCAATGTGCGTAGCTTCAAAGACCTGTTTGGCCTAGGGGAtctcgacgacgatgacttTGCTTCTACCATCTCCCGCGGTCTCAGTGGGCTGCAGTCGACGAACTGGGACCCAGAAGAGGACGTGTCTTCCCTCGGAATTTACTGCGCAGTCATCACCTCAAACGCTCAGCTGTTTGCCAGCACGACTCACCTCATCCCAACAGTGCAAAATCTCGTCGCCCAAGCAGGCTTTGAATCCCAAGCCGAGGTCCTTTCTGTCCGCATGCTCAACTACATCGGTTATGTCAGAGATTTCGTTAAACGTAATCTCAAATCTTCGAGCTGCAAAGGCAAATCCGTCGTGGAATGTTTCTCTTCAAAGTATATTTCTACTGATTCTAGCCTTGAAGCTGGATGGCTGCGCAGCTGGAGCTACCAAGTTTGCACACA ATGGGGATATTTTGTGACTGGTTCAGGCACCCCGAAAGACCAGCTTCCTATGATTTCTCGAGCCGTTACCCTCAAATCGGCTTCGTCGCACTGCGAAATACTCTTCAACATCACCTCTTCTCCGGATGTAGAGTCCATCAACAAGCTAGGaggcttcaacttcagctACCCTCGCCTGGCGATTATAGATGGATTGCAGGACCCATGGCGATCTGCTACACCACACGCGACCGGCCTTCCCGACCGAAAGTCAACTACCAGTGAGCCGTTTATGCTGATTGACTGGGGCGTGCACCACTGGGATGAGTTTGGCCTGTCTGAGGATACGCACGTCCCAGGTCTGCCGCCACCTCAAGTTACAGAAGCACACAAGGCGGAGATTGAGTTTGTCCAGGCCTGGTTGAAGGagtgggaggaggaaaagggaagctCTAGTCGGCAACcgaatgaagaagacgagacgatGGAGGAGCTGTAG
- a CDS encoding alpha/beta hydrolase fold domain-containing protein, whose protein sequence is MDFWDPLVVNGLAEHRPVILMDYSGVGFSTGRVASTVADSADDVLQFLSLLGEKEVDLLGFSIGGYIAPMVALNAPEDITVRKLVIAGTGPSGGPDTVINSPSHQDQVNTLAGGRDLTRDDFATLFFPHDLRGGAALNSWFDRIYERNVSTSGEQRSNWLSFNFTDGGKGVEAQTNLASSWLLVNETRGHNGSYDRLPGLKTPVLITNGNNDFMIPTPNSFTLQQRLPNAQLILYPDSGHGHLYQYANLFARHVLDFLQSY, encoded by the exons ATGGACTTTTGGGATCCGTTGGTGGTCAACGGGCTTGCGGAACATCGCCCTGTGATTCTGATGGACTATTCGGGCGTCGGTTTCAGCACTGGAAGGGTGGCCTCGACGGTTGCAGATTCCGCGGATGATGTTTTGCAATTTTTGAGCCTCCTTGGTGAGAAAGAAGTTGATCTCCTCGGCTTCAGCATCGGCGGCTACATTGCTCCCATGGTTGCTCTGAATGCCCCTGAGGATATCACCGTGAGGAAGCTTGTTATTGCCGGAACAGGCCCGAGTGGCGGCCCTGATACCGTCATCAattctccatctcatcaagaCCAGGTCAACACTTTGGCCGGTGGTCGCGATCTAACGCGGGACGACTTTGCAACTTTGTTCTTCCCTCACGACCTACGCGGCGGAGCAGCCCTGAACTCGTGGTTCGACCGAATTTACGAGAGAAATGTGTCAACGAGCGGCGAACAACGATCCAACTGGCTTAGTTTCAACTTCACGGACGGCGGAAAGGGAGTAGAAGCCCAAACGAATCTGGCCTCATCGTGGCTTCTTGTGAATGAGACGAGAGGTCACAACGGGTCGTATGATAGACTCCCTGGACTGAAGACGCCAGttctcatcaccaacggAAAT AACGACTTCATGATCCCCACTCCCAACAGCTTTACTCTTCAGCAAAGATTGCCAAATGCGCAGTTGATCCTTTATCCAGACagcggccatggccatcttTACCAATATGCGAACCTGTTTGCCCGCCACGTGCTCGACTTTTTGCAATCCTACTAG
- a CDS encoding major facilitator superfamily domain-containing protein, whose protein sequence is MSGSKGSDEEIQTSTVSIESDESLQVHYAKRGEEISNLPQEDTIDGFRSDMAGRTLLTAEEEKKLLRRVDWHLMPLCSLIFLFKNLDSDNVSNARIMNQGTHQNIMTQLGMTSDEYNLVTVLYYIPYIVGEAPSNLLLKHFTPSKWQSRIIITWGICLMLHAAVHNKGGLYATRFLLGLAESGQFAGILLQMCYWYRPDEMSLRLLYFYICGNCSGIIGGLLAFAFDHASGSHGLSGWQWLFLTEGAITVAFGIAVWFLLPDFPETASWLTDREKAFIQARLPANAPRAKEQNFKFSEIVDSLKDVRLWLFTLIWAIYTIGTNGVRFYQSTVIANLGFTNIATAQILNIPITATSLIVIGVSGVFADSGRYPRPLYPLGCLLVIIACYAVLVAYPNNAGVYTATLIGNAFAASWYPLMWPWRVQTTSRATGSAFSIGFVNSYGQIGGAIGPQIFRSKYAPHYTVPFAVAMSLVAGCFVVTTFTWWVTRHTERDTRRLKLARKAAEARNETVLEDVVDRDLH, encoded by the exons ATGTCGGGCAGCAAAGGTTCTGATGAAGAGATCCAAACCAGTACTGTTTCAATTGAATCAGATGAAAGTCTTCAAGTTCATTATGCAAAacgaggagaagagattTCCAATCTTCCTCAGGAAGACACCATTGATGGCTTCCGGTCAGATATGGCTGGGAGAACTCTTCTCAcagctgaggaagagaaaaaactaTTAAGACGTGTGGATTGGCATTTGATGCCTTTGTGCTCACTTATCTTCTTGTTTAAAAACTTGGACTCTGACAAT GTCTCAAATGCACGAATCATGAACCAAGGAACTCATCAAAATATCATGACTCAGCTTGGCATGACATCCGATGAATACAATCTAGTAACAGTATTATACTAT ATTCCATATATTGTTGGCGAAGCGCCGTCAAATCTACTGCTCAAACACTTTACGCCATCAAAATGGCAATCccgaatcatcatcacatgGGGCATTTGTCTGATGCTACACGCAGCAGTTCACAACAAGGGCGGCTTGTATGCCACACGGTTTCTGCTCGGCCTT GCGGAGTCTGGCCAATTTGCAGGTATTCTTCTACAGATGTGTTATTGGTATCGGCCAGATGAAATGTCATTGAGACTATTGTACTTCT ATATCTGTGGAAACTGTTCGGGTATCATAGGTGGCCTGTTGGCTTTTGCCTTTGATCATGCATCAGGCTCACACGGACTTTCAGGGTGGCAATG GCTCTTCTTAACGGAGGGTGCGATTACGGTTGCTTTTGGCATTGCTGTGTGGTTTCTTCTCCCAGATT TCCCGGAAACCGCCAGCTGGTTGACAGACAGAGAAAAAGCCTTTATACAAGCTCGATTACCGGCAAATGCACCACGAGCCAAAGAACAAAACTTCAAGTTCAGCGAAATCGTTGACTCGCTTAAAGATGTGCGGCTTTGGTTATTCACGTTGATTTGGGCCATCTATACCATCGGTACCAATGGCGTGCGCTTCTACCAGTCAACTGTGATTGCAAATTTGGGCTTCAC GAACATCGCTACTGCGCAAATTCTCAATATTCCGATTACGGCTACTTCCTTGATTGTGATTGGCGTCTCCGGTGTATTTGCTGACAGCGGCCGATATCCGAGACCGCTGTATCCTCTCGGGTGCTTATTAGTTATCATCGCCTGTTATGCTGTGTTGGTTGCATATCCCAATAACGCAGGGGTTTATACAGCTACGTTGATTGGCAACGCCTTCGCAGCCAGCTGGTATCCCCTTATGTGGCCCTGGCGAGTCCAAACCACGAGTAGAGCCACGGGTTCTGCATTTTCCATCGGCTTTGTTAATTCCTATGGCCAGATTGGAGGTGCCATTGGGCCTCAAATCTTTAGAAGCAAGTATGCGCCTCATTACACGGTTCCTTTTGCTGTGGCCATGTCTTTGGTTGCTGGGTGTTTTGTCGTTACCACTTTTACGTGGTGGGTTACGCGACATACCGAGAGAGACACGAGAAGGCTAAAGCTGGCTCGCAAAGCTGCGGAAGCCAGGAATGAAACGGTCTTGGAAGATGTAGTTGATAGAGACTTGCACTAG
- a CDS encoding 2OG-Fe(II) oxygenase superfamily domain-containing protein, whose protein sequence is MAAVATPVLGSNDIPTYHQIPETKYELEWADLVTLDLSQFEKPGGKERLAKQLHDAIQKIGFFYITNFGLSQEAVDRQFAIGKEVFNLPMEEKLQYRAELEKGGYNGYKPLGLREVAPGIFDNTEIYNIPKFIPAYERPQPEIINQHRDEIEQFARHIHNNIAGKLLVLCAIVLELPEDYFLNCHRYEEKSDCHLRYMKYHSRSAEENQALDNVWVKGHTDFGSLTLLFRQPVSALQVRTPEGNWRWVRPYPESITVNLADSLDFLTNGFLKSSIHRVVRPPPDQQEVDRLGVLYFVRPEDSTELKPVASTVLERLGYDKVTDTNAVGITAGEWVKARVAKGVAKDQPRSEVGEQTIVGGLTAKYYD, encoded by the exons ATGGCAGCAGTAGCAACCCCGGTCCTGGGATCCAATGATATCCCGACGTATCACCAGATACCGGAAACAAAATATGAAC TGGAATGGGCCGACCTAGTTACTCTCGATCTCTCCCAGTTTGAGAAACCAGGTGGTAAAGAGCGCCTTGCGAAGCAGCTTCATGACGCCATTCAGAAGATTG GATTCTTTTACATTACCAACTTTGGATTGAGCCAGGAAGCTGTCGATCGACAATTTGCTATTGGCAAAGAAGTGTTTAACCTCCCCATGGAGGAAAAACTCCAGTACCGTGCTGAACTAGAGAAAGGAGGTTACAACGGCTATAAGCCATTGGGATTGCGA GAAGTCGCTCCTGGAATTTTTGACAATACAGAGATCTACAACATACCAAAGTTTATACCAGCGTATGAACGCCCTCAACCAGAGATCATCAACCAACACCGCGATGAAATCGAGCAGTTTGCTCGACACATTCATAATAATATTGCGGGAAAGCTTTTAGTCCTCTGCGCAATTGTACTGGAGCTACCAGAGGATTACTTTCTCAACTGCCATCGCTATGAAGAAAAGTCTGATTGTCATCTGCGGTATATGAAATACCATTCGCGGTCGGCAGAAGAGAACCAGGCTTTGGATAACGTCTGGGTAAAGGGACACACAGACTTTGGAAGCCTGACGTTGTTGTTCCGTCAACCTGTTTCTGCTCTCCAGGTCAGAACACCAGAAGGTAATTGGCGATGGGTCCGCCCTTACCCAGAGAGTATTACTGTCAATCTCGCCGACTCATTGGACTTTTTAACAAACGGATTCTTGAAAAGTTCCATTCATAGGGTTGTCCGTCCACCTCCTGATCAGCAAGAGGTAGACAGACTTGGTGTGTTGTATTTTGTCCGACCAGAAGACAGCACCGAATTGAAGCCCGTAGCTAGCACAGTTTTGGAACGACTGGGTTATGACAAGGTCACAGACACTAACGCTGTTGGAATCACAGCTGGAGAATGGGTCAAGGCAAGAGTAGCCAAGGGAGTGGCCAAAGACCAGCCAAGAAGCGAAGTCGGAGAGCAGACGATTGTCGGTGGACTTACAGCCAAATATTATGATTAG
- a CDS encoding 2OG-Fe(II) oxygenase superfamily domain-containing protein yields MTASTNNFQEIPVIDLALADDPKTLPALLSALRVALIDIGFLYVSNHRVPPQVIQDLVDILPKLFSLPDGAKSKIALENSKHFLGYSAVGSETTAAKTDAREQVEFATELTAVSDPDAPLYESLRGPNQWPSEIPELRPVVEKYITELTLLGERFLALVAQALDLPKEIFHSFLSDQHRLKAVHYPAAAPDSGITQGVGPHTDSSGWWTFLLQASEKHVRGLQVLNKTGDWIDVPVLPDTFVVNVGQAFEVLTHRTCKATIHRVLATHDERYSIPFFQGVRRNLTKKEAIESFREHFSSFEPDAGTESDVGRAVDSPFLRGKYDTWGESQLRTKIRSHRSNGQKFYPQVYKKYVEDDA; encoded by the exons ATGACGGCCTCTACCAATAACTTCCAAGAGATTCCCGTAATCGACCTGGCCCTGGCAGATGACCCCAAGACGCTTCCAGCCCTTCTCAGCGCTCTCCGCGTCGCATTAATAGACATAGGATTTCTCTATGTCTCGAACCACAGGGTGCCTCCCCAAGTGATTCAAGATCTTGTGGACATTCTTCCAAAACTATTTAGCCTACCTGATGgcgcaaaaagcaaaatcgCTCTGGAAAACTCCAAGCATTTTCTCGGTTACAGTGCTGTGGGCAGCGAAACTACGGCGGCAAAGACCGACGCAAGGGAGCAAGTGGAATTTGCAACAGAGTTGACTGCAGTGTCTGATCCGGATGCTCCTCTATACGAGAGTCTAAGAGGCCCCAATCAG TGGCCATCTGAAATACCGGAACTCAGACCTGTCGTGGAGAAATACATTACCGAGTTGACTCTACTTGGAGAGAGATtccttgctcttgttgcGCAAGCACTGGATTTACCCAAAGAAATATTTCACTCGTTTCTCTCGGATCAGCACCGACTCAAGGCTGTACATtatcctgctgctgcccctGATTCGGGCATCACTCAAGGCGTTGGTCCGCACACAGACTCTTCTGGGTGGTGGACGTTTCTACTTCAAGCGTCAGAAAAGCATGTTAGAGGACTGCAAGTTCTCAACAAGACTGGCGATTGGATTGATGTCCCTGTGCTTCCAGACACGTTCGTGGTAAACGTTGGTCAGGCTTTTGAAGTATTGACACACCGCACTTGCAAAGCCACCATCCACAGAGTACTCGCAACCCACGATGAACGATACAGCATCCCCTTTTTCCAAGGCGTACGACGAAATCTCACCAAGAAAGAGGCTATTGAGTCTTTTCGAGAacacttctcttcttttgaacCAGATGCAGGCACTGAATCAGATGTTGGAAGAGCCGTGGATTCTCCATTCTTGCGAGGCAAATACGATACGTGGGGGGAAAGCCAGCTGAGAACCAAGATTCGGAGCCATCGGTCCAACGGACAAAAGTTTTACCCTCAAGTGTACAAAAAATACGTCGAAGATGATGCTTAG
- a CDS encoding glycosyl hydrolases family 18 domain-containing protein, with protein sequence MFFSKVACGAGLLASLVSAAPSPIARRQAPGAKNVVYWGQNGGGTVENNDLSAYCTPTSGIDIIVLSFLYQWGNGASALGGTIGQSCGITTSGQPQNCDALTAAITKCKSVGVKMILSLGGASAFSSFTSADQASQAGQYLWNAYGGGSGVTRPLGNNIMDGFDLDIESNPGGNNIFYASLVNTLRSNFASDPAHQYVITGAPQCPLPEPNMGDIISNAQFDYLWVQFYNNNDYAPDPCSLGLPGDAPFNYNNWTSFLETTPSKNAKLFVGVPAAPLAANGGPGGAVYYASPSQLATIVNDVKGNSNFGGVMMWSAGFSDSNVNDGCTYAQEVKNILVKGTPCSGGPISVSQSATPPATVTSSNPPGTSATPPPSGGGSVPQWGQCGGQGYTGPTQCVSPFKCVATSEWWSQCE encoded by the exons ATGTTCTTCTCAAAGGTCGCATGTGGCGCTGGCCTCCTTGCCAGCCTCGTCTCGGCAGCTCCCAGCCCAATCGCTCGCCGACAAGCACCAGGTGCTAAAAACGTCGTTTACTGGGGGCAGAACGGGGGCGGCA CGGTTGAGAATAACGATCT ATCTGCTTACTGTACTCCTACCTCTGGAATTGACATTATTgtcctttctttcctttaCCAATGGGGAAATGGAGCATCAGCATTGGGTGGTACCATCGGTCAATCT TGTGGAATTACTACCTCCGGTCAGCCTCAAAACTGTGATGCTTTGACTGCGGCTATTACCAAGTGCAAGAGTGTCGGTGTCAAGATGATTCTGTCTCTGGGCGGTGCCAGCGCTTTCTCTTCATTCACAAGTGCCGACCAGGCCTCACAGGCCGGTCAGTACCTGTGGAATGCTTACGGAGGAGGCTCCGGTGTCACTAGACCTCTTGGAAACAATATTATGGACGGATTCGACTTGGATATCGAGAGCAACCCCGGTGGAAACAACATTTTCTACGCCTCTCTTGTCAACACCCTTCGATCCAACTTTGCCAGCGATCCCGCCCACCAATATGTCATCACCGGTGCTCCCCAGTGCCCTCTCCCCGAACCCAACATGGGAGATATCATCTCTAATGCTCAATTCGATTATTTATGGGTCCAGTtctacaacaacaacgacTACGCGCCCGATCCTTGCTCTCTTGGTCTCCCTGGCGATGCACCATTCAACTACAACAACTGGACCTCCTTCCTCGAGACTACTCCATCCAAGAACGCTAAGCTGTTCGTTGGTGTTCCT GCTGCTCCTCTGGCGGCAAACGGTGGTCCGGGTGGTGCCGTCTACTACGCCTCTCCTTCACAGTTGGCTACCATCGTCAACGACGTCAAGGGCAACTCGAACTTTGGAGGTGTTATGATGTGGAGCGCTGGTTTCTCTGATTCCAACGTCAACGACGGCTGCACCTATGCTCAGGAGGTCAAGAACATCTTGGTCAAGGGAACTCCTTGCTCTGGCGGACCCATCTCCGTTTCTCAGTCAGCAACGCCCCCAGCAACCGTAACCTCCAGCAACCCACCTGGAACCTCCGcgactcctcctccttcagGTGGTGGCTCCGTCCCTCAATGGGGTCAG TGCGGCGGTCAAGGATACACCGGACCTACCCAGTGTGTTTCACCCTTCAAGTGCGTTGCTACCTCTGAGTGGTGGTCTCAGTGCGAGTAA